The following DNA comes from Triticum aestivum cultivar Chinese Spring chromosome 3D, IWGSC CS RefSeq v2.1, whole genome shotgun sequence.
aatagtaaaaaacccacagaaaaaacagaaaacatgtgtAGCACAGTTGTCCCTACAAGATAAGACAGACCTAATAAGGATAAATGTGCATAATGCGCAAGCAGAATAAATAGTTCAAGACATGGCTACTACAGGCAAAACAAAAGGTTGACTGATCCAACTTTTATGAAGCTATTATCTTATTATCTTATAGTTATTCAACATACAACCAAATGTTACAAATGAGATTTCTGTTTAAACTAGTCATGCAACCCAGTGATCAATAAATGACGAGTTCTTAGTGTGATGGAAGTTAATGGAATGCATGTTTTTTCAGGTAATCAAGCACCTGAGGTACAGTGCTGTTTCTGTTCCACCTCAATATGAAGAGAATTTCAAGAAGGCAATATGGGCATTTCAGTTTCAAAGGGTCTATGATCCTGCGACAGAAGATATTGTTCATTTGTCTGGCATTCCTCATGACCTCAGCGAAGACGACTTTCTGGGCCCATATCCTTTGTAAACTTATATTTTTATAGTTAGATATTATATAAATATGATAAGCTGATGTTTATACACTTCATACATCGATCTTTTTCATCATTCGTCCATTCCTTCTAATGACCATTGAATACAAGCGAATTTGAAAATAAGCTAAGGGTTTCATGACACCATATTACTCAGTAATTCCAAATCGTTTTACCTCCTGAAGGAACTCTACTTTCATGCACTAGAGCATTTCCTTAATTAGTTTATACATGGTTACCACAGGCTGTTGTTAAAGGTATTGCTCTAGGGGAAATTGATCCACTTACAAAGGAACCATTTGAGgtactctctgtttccttctgtgcTGTTCTTGTCAGGTTTTTGTCTTCCACAAGATTTTTTGTGTCAATCTACAGTTCTGggaaagttatgcttgttttctcTCATATGCTTTACTAATTTGCCGTTTTAGTTTGCTGGTGCTTTGCTCCTAATGTAATTCACCCCGCTCTTCTGAGGAGCCTTGTGCATGTAAAAGCATGTGCATGCACAAACAAAGCATGATGCAATTTCATGAATAACACCAAATATGAGGGCTTTTTAGAAATGTTTTCTGAATTTTAACAACGTTCTCTTTATTGATTAAGTAAAGGAAGTCTTGAGAATAACATTACACTAGCCCAGCATGGAAGATATGAAAAGGGGGGATAACAAAAATATTTAGTTATAAAATAGACAAGGTTCCTCACTAAAACAAAAGAATGGAAGTAAATATAAGTTGTCATGTATTTTTGGCGCCTCTTACTAAATGTACTACCATCATCTTACAGAAGTAGAAGTAAGTAACTTTTGTCACTTGTTTATCAAATATTATACCAGCATGTACTTAGTTATAGTGCAGGATGTGCAAACTACCAACATGTAGTTGTGTCTTCGTTCTTGATTATCTTATTGAGATTTCTGCCTTGCGCATACATATCTTGCAGGCCAGCATTCCTTCCAGTGCACCTGCTGCTGATAAAGGTTATCCGGTCAAGGAGTCTATTATTCCTTCAAATGGAAAGAAGAGGCTAGAATTGCCTGTGCAGAAAAACATATTGACAAATTACTTCTGTATCCTCTCAATGCATCTTAATTTTATTCAAGAAAACTTTGGATGATTTAACTTTACTAAAGTGAGCTCCTAGATGCGTGTATATAATTCACATTTATGAATTGCCTTGGACAAGAATCTTGTTAATTTTTGGTTTTTGAAACCTGAATACCTGATTAGATCATTTGAACAGTTTTCTTACTGCACCACCCCAAATATTTTGGCAGGTAAAGGCGATGTACGAAATGTAgtatgttattgtccatattgTCTTGTTGATTGGGCTAATTTGCATCCTTTATTCACACTGTTTAACTACCCATTGCACTATCCTTAACCTTTAGAAGGCTTAGCATCGCTTGAGGCAAAACGGAAGTTCAGGGCACCTAAGGTTACACCCAAGCAAAAAATGTTGAATGAATCTTCTTTGCCGAGCCCTCAGACTGAACACTCTGGCACCCCTGATTCAATTGAAGACACTAGCTTGCCAATGAATAATATTCAATTCTCTCAGTATAGTTCTGAGCATTTTAGCTCTGAACCTCCTCGAGATGATTCAATTGATGCTTCTCAATGTAGTACTGGTCGTGCCTTCCCCTGGGATGATTCAGATAGTGTTTCACCACACTGTAGTTCTCGTGATATTGGCAATGGTCCTCTTTCTAGGGATCAACGCATTGAAGATGCAGAGGTATTTCTTATTACTGTACTGCGTAAACATTTGCAATGCTCTCTTAGTCCTACCTTCTTACTGCGAACATATTTCTCTTGTCCTTGTGTCTTGCTTGTCTTTTCAGGTTGAGGTCAGTTATTGCAACACAAGTCCAATGCCAATAAGTCCTTGCTTAGAGAGTAAGATCTCTAATTTCTGTAGTTGATGTGCAACTTAATCCAGAAGTCATGTGATAGTTTCTTTATTCATGGAGAGTCAACATTAACCATCTTGGGACTGATTTCAGTATTTCATATGCGCCTGTTTTATGTTTCTAGGGACTTCGCCTGGGATAGCAGATCCATCATTAGTTTCTCACAACACGGAGCCATTGAGACCAGTGCCACATTATGCTGAAAGTTATGTGGCTCCTACTGTAAGGAGTTCATACTTCAAGAAGGATAAGAGGGTTTTCACAAATCAAGCAGAAAACcagtttgatgatgatgatgataacgcCGAGACTGGCACTTCCACTCTTTCTGGAGTTCAACCGGGGAACCCTGGAGGTGTTGTGAAGAGAAGAAAACTTTGGGATCCCCAAAATTTTGAAGACGTAAATGATTGTTTTAATTTCTACTTATCATTACATGGCAGCTAGCCTAGTAGTTCTACTGTGGTACTAGCTGGTATCTGATATGCTGTTTGTGCAGGAAACATTGCCGCCAACTAGTTCACATGACAGTCCAGCAGTTGATGAAGGTAATAGTTCTACCTTGTTTTTATTTTGCCTTTGTTTCTTCTTTTTGATAATTTGAACCTGTTCCTTGTTCCATTGCTATGTTGGATATGAAGATAATATGACTAAAAAGGATTGCAAGTAACATCAGCCTCTGTTTGTCCTTTGCTTGTTACATGCATGCAGTTTGGTGGATATTTCACTTGGCAGCTTGATTATCATTCCATGGAATGTTTTTTGTATGACATATTAAACTTTCCTCATTTGTTAATTGTTATTCTTGGTCACAAGGAATGTTAAGCATTTCAGTCATTTATTCAAGCTTGGTTTTTTAAACCAATTCAACCAAGGTTACCGCTTTAAAGTAAATTCAGTTTAGATGCTTCTCAATCTTCATTTTCCATGCAATTCTTCCTGTATTATATCGTTTATGTACCATTTAACACTTTTTTTATTACAATCTGTCTTGATCTTTAGAGAGCAATCTGTGTAATGTCTGAAATTATTGCAGGCTGTGGTACTGATTCCCTTGATGACATCGACACAAATTCTGAAGGAAGATTCGGATGCAATGTTTCCCATGTGAATAATTACAGTGGCATTGCGGAGAAATCGATGGATAAGTTTGCTGCACTGATATCGTCTTTCAGATACGCAGGCTCCCGTGCCAGTGGCCTTCGTGCTCCTTTAAAGGATGTGAAGAATACCCTTTCTGTGAGGTATGCAGCTTCATAACTTGTGCATATACACAATTTACTTATCAGTACATGGAAGTGACCTGGTTTCATCCATGAGTGAATATATAACGGCACAGTTATTTTGTCACAGATCTATTCTCAGACCCCCGGAACAGAACCTCCGGTGTACGGCTAAGAAGACCGCGAGAGGTCATCGTTCACAAAGCAGATCCAGAAGTGATGCCTCGAATAGCGCCGATGGTCCTCCTGATCTGAGCGCGTTTGCACACAGCCCTGTTTTTCTTCCTGATCTGGGGAAGGTCACCGATAAAGATGCACCGGCAAGATCTACTACTGGTGGTTGTCCTGATCAAAGCAAGAACACTCGTAAAGCAGTGGGCACTGCTGTCAGTCCTCCTGATCTGAGCACATTTGCATACACACCCACGACTACTGCTAGTCGTCCTGAACGGAGCAAATTCTCTACAGCTATAAGAACTGCAGACAGTCCTGATCTGAGCACATTTGCATACCGACCCACGACTACTGCTAGTCGCTCTGAGCAGAGCAAATTGTCTCCTACAGCTATAAGAACCGCTGACAGTCCTCCTGATCTGAGCACATTTGCATATAAATCCATGAAACCTTTGGATGGCAGCAGGTTTGCAGGGACAACATTAGCAGCTTCTGGACGAAATTCTCGAGGCCGATTCACATAGAACTGCCGATGAATCTGTTACCTTTTATGATATGGGCGTGTTTGCTATTGCACCAAAAAGCTTCTGCCAGCCTTCATGCTTTGACCTGAGCAAACTTAGATCTAGCAGCAAATGCTGTCAAATGGTGTCCTTGGCCACCCATGGACCTGCAGCCCCGATGAACCCCTGATCTGAGAGCACCCGTTTTGGCGCCAACAGAATGGAAGCATGAAAGAAGATGGCAGTCGGTACCTGTAGAGGTTCGGTACTTGACTTCATTTTTATCTTATGCAAATGCAAGCTGAAGCATGTATGGTCTGGAGGGGGAGGTAGCTGGCAGCAGGGGCTAATAGCTTCAGTTTCAGAGACCATCGTCTGTGGTGTGCAAACCTAGCACATGCCCATTTCTGTTCTTTCCTGGATACTGTTGTCATTTGAGCATTAGTAAAGGTGCTACCTTCTGTCAATTCCCAATCAAGATGAACTAAGGAATTGTACAATATGTTGTATTGTGGTTTGTGGATTCTGAGTAATTTGTTGTTGGGTATAGTAATGATCTTGAATGTACTATTTGTGTATTGAATGTACTATTTGTGTATGGAATGATCTTGAATGCTCTCCGGACCTGGCGGAACCTTTATTGATACCGTTTGTTAAACACCTCAAGATGCTTCTTTGTATTTGATCAGAAGTAGGGAAAAAAATGAATACATGTCTGGGTACACCATCCTTTTTAATTGCAATTGCATTGTATTGTCTGGGTACTACTTTGATTTACTTGTGCGTATATAACTCTCCTATGCTTTATTTTACTCGTGTGTGCAGTTGAAATTATTTTACATGTGCGTACAGTTGAAGAAAATTAATACATGTCTATGAAAATGAATAGATGTCTGGGTATGCCATCCTTATTAATTGCATTGCTTCAGTTTCAGAGACCACCGCATGGTGTGCAAACCTAGCACATGCTAATTTTCCATAATCAttataatagtttctttagaattCGTGTCGGGGGATCCTCTGTTTTCCAGCTAAACTTGTCACTGAATGTTTTTTTTAAAATATGTATCATCATTAGGAGAGGAGTCTTCAACTAAAACTTCCTCCTTGGAGCCAATGACACTTCTTCTCCCTAGGCACATTGATCATCCTTAATCATCCTGGCATTCTTTGGTGAGGGGAGAACCTCTAGGGTAGCCCGATCTTCACGAATGAGAGGAGGGAACaaggaagaacacgaagaacaaggATGATAACTAGGGGAGCCTATCTGACGTAGCAAGAACCAACAACGAAGAACAAGTGTGCAAACTTCCAGAACTGAACTCGAATCAACAACCCTCTTACAACCGTAAATCCACACCACACAATTTTAATGATTTGTCACAAACACAAGGGAAAACAAGAACAAAGGTGGAGGTTCTTCCCGGTTCCGCGGATACAGAGGTACTCCGCGGAGTCTTCACCTTGCAAGGTGGCCTTGTTCTCCATGAGCCATCACCTCAAGGGTGGCTTCGGACATCTTCCCCACAAAGTAGATGTCTTGCACTCCATGGGCAGTTTTCTTCAAATGGGAGGTCTTGATCCTACAAGGGGAGGTACATTGGAGACAAGCTCTCTAGCCAAATCTAGGTCACTTGTCTAACCCTCGAGAGGAGGGGGCGAAGTATTTATAGCCCCACACATGAAAGGGTAAGTTGGGTGCTAAAGGGAGagatacatgggcctttggcccagttatGCGCGTAGGCAGCTATCTGAACAATCTAGGCCTGAAGCTTGTATATATTTTGGCTTCAGCACGGGTGGAGGCTGCCAGCGTGGTATAGTCCACGTCAGCGTCGGAGCCATGCCCAGGTGAACTCGGTCTGGTCCCGGACAGTCCGTCCGAAGATTCACATTAAAAGTATATTGATTATTCCCAATAGACAACGAGTTTTCCAACAAATTGAAAGATACGGGGTTCCATGGTTGCATTTTGATTATTTTAAACTCTGCTCCCGAAAATAGAAATGATACTGAGATAGGGCTTGTCCTTAGTTTTTCTTGAAGGAATGGCGGATTTTGAGAACTTCAACATCTGATTTTGAAAAACAATTGATTGTTTCTAACTCTGCAGTATCTACTACCATTTCAACGATCAACTTCCTCCATAAAATATCTATACTACCTAATATCATCATGATATCAACCAATTTCATTTTAAAACTCGATGAGAAAGAATTTGCAAATTAATAAAACTAGGTGGACATATTTTCCATCTTTAGGGGAAAATGTTATCATCTCCTACTAGATAAAATCTTCACCCTTTGGTGCTAACTTCGATCGCTTGATTTGCTTCCCATAGGTGCGTACGTAGGTACATTTTTTTCCGATAAAGGACatttcattgaatagatatatTGAGGTGATACAATCGCATCGAAAGGaagcccggcctctgcatagctagatgcacacagccaaaaaagtCCAGAGTACCCTAAAAGCAAAAAATAATTTGATACAATGCCAATCAAAAAAACATGTCCAGCCTAAGGAGTGGCATATCCTATCCGTAggtcacaccgccatccatggggtAGAAAACCTCCCTGGCCGTATGCTCTAGccgtgtagacgccatcataaaaaggtctctgtcctccggcctctgcaggatagaccaagtacggagccatcgtgtacacacatgaataacctgcataggagatgagacacatttgttattaaaaatcacatcattcctggtaagccacagtgccagcataaggccgccgctcccacaagaatatgtgcagaaaattgtttatcaatACCCCGCAACCAGTTGCCGAACATGTTCCGTGCACTACGTGGTGGGTATAGATTCGAAGCTACTTGAACTATGGCCCAAACCGCCCGAGCGAACTTGCACTCAAAAAATAAGTGTTTAATAgactcgtcatgttggcaaaagacacatgtctCGGAACCATGCCAGTTTCGTCGTGCCAGATTGTCTCTAGTTAGGATGACTCCTCTGTTAAGAAACCAAAGGAAAATCTTCACTCTTAGAGGGATTTTGAGCTTCCACAATTTCCTGTTATCAACTGGAACATCACAATgaaccattgcatcatacatggatttTACTGAAAATTTGCCATTCTGATGCAAGTTCCATCAAAAAATGTCCGGCTCACCTGACAGTTGAATGTCCTCCAGgcgagtgagtaattcattccatgCTGCCAGGCGAGGGCCAAAAAGGTCCCTACGGAAAGAAATATCAGGGTTTTCTTGTCCTAAAACTTGTTTGATTGTGACGAATTTATGTCTAACAATCCTATACAAGCTCGGATATTGCACCATTAGTGGGTTATTCCCTAGCCAGATATCTTCCCAGAATCGAACCTGAGAACCGTCCCTAACTGAGAAGGTCCCAAATTGGAAAAATAATTCCTTGGCCTTCATCACACCACTCCAGAAATGCGAATCCCCAGGTTTTCAATGAACTTGAGAAATGGCATTGGATCCCACATACTTGTTGCGAATGATTTCCTGCCATACTCCATTCTCAGTGAGTAGTTTGTAAACCCATTTGCTGAGAAGAGCAATGTTTTTAATCTCAAGGTCTTGGATTCCCAGCCCCCCTTGACTTTTAGGTCTGCATAATACGCTCCACctagccagtcgatatttcttgGATTCGTTATCGCATTGCCAAAAAAATCTGGATCTAAAGTAGTCTAGTCGCTGGAGAACCCCTTTCGGTAGGTGGAAGAATGACAACATATATAAAACCATGTTGCTTAGAACTGAATTGATCAAGATCAATCGTCCCCCGTAAGACAAGAGCTTGGCCTTCCAACTGGCTAAGCGTTTCTCAAGTCTCTCTTCCACATGTTTCCACTCAGCGATAGTTAAGCGCCGATAGTGTATGGGAATACCCAGATATCGAATCGGAAACTGCCCGAGCTGGCatccaaaaatctcagcatactCAGGTGTTGATTCTGCAGCATCGCCAAAGCAAAAAAGttcgctcttatgaaaattaattttgagaCCAGAAAGTTCCTCAAAAGCACATAAGAGCAACTTGAGATTTATTGCCTTATCTAGATCATGATCCATGAATAGAatagtgtcatccgcatattgtagaaTAGATAGACCATCTTCTACCAAGTGTGGAATAACACCACTAATTCGACCGTCCAGCTTAGCCCGCTCAACAAGGGTAGCTAGCATGTCGGCCACAATGTTAAACAAAATAGGAGAAGCGGGGTCCCCTTGGCGAAGCCCCTTCCTTGTCTCAAAATAGTTGCCAACGTCATCATTAACTTTTATAGCCACACTGCCTCCAGAGACAAAGCTCTCTACCCAACGACACAATTTTTGTGAAAACCCCTTCATGTGCAAA
Coding sequences within:
- the LOC123079364 gene encoding exonuclease 1, yielding MGIQGLLPQLKSIMAPIRVEDLRGQTVAVDTYSWLHKGALSCGDRLCKGIPTTRHIEYCMHRVNLLRHHGVKPILVFDGGFLPMKSEQEIKRARSRKENLERAREHEAAGNSRAAFDCYQKAVDITPKIALELIQVLKQEKVDYIVAPYEADAQMTFLSVNKLVDAVITEDSDLIPFGCSRIIFKMDKFGQGVEFQITRLEQNRELDLNGFTKQMLLEMCILSGCDYLPSLPGMGVKRAHALIQKLKSHEKVIKHLRYSAVSVPPQYEENFKKAIWAFQFQRVYDPATEDIVHLSGIPHDLSEDDFLGPWLPQAVVKGIALGEIDPLTKEPFEASIPSSAPAADKGYPVKESIIPSNGKKRLELPVQKNILTNYFCLASLEAKRKFRAPKVTPKQKMLNESSLPSPQTEHSGTPDSIEDTSLPMNNIQFSQYSSEHFSSEPPRDDSIDASQCSTGRAFPWDDSDSVSPHCSSRDIGNGPLSRDQRIEDAEVEVSYCNTSPMPISPCLERTSPGIADPSLVSHNTEPLRPVPHYAESYVAPTVRSSYFKKDKRVFTNQAENQFDDDDDNAETGTSTLSGVQPGNPGGVVKRRKLWDPQNFEDETLPPTSSHDSPAVDEGCGTDSLDDIDTNSEGRFGCNVSHVNNYSGIAEKSMDKFAALISSFRYAGSRASGLRAPLKDVKNTLSVRSILRPPEQNLRCTAKKTARGHRSQSRSRSDASNSADGPPDLSAFAHSPVFLPDLGKVTDKDAPARSTTGGCPDQSKNTRKAVGTAVSPPDLSTFAYTPTTTASRPERSKFSTAIRTADSPDLSTFAYRPTTTASRSEQSKLSPTAIRTADSPPDLSTFAYKSMKPLDGSRFAGTTLAASGRNSRGRFT